The following are encoded in a window of Nilaparvata lugens isolate BPH chromosome 13, ASM1435652v1, whole genome shotgun sequence genomic DNA:
- the LOC120354094 gene encoding uncharacterized protein PF11_0207-like, which yields MIKSKQPVREAPFSQILLVKAYLNIDQSGASTLLIIACSVQGHAHNNLSLAEASRDILYLGEIEEEEELVEEVDKEIEDEEEVEEEVNGVIKEKEEVEEEVDEEIEEEEDVGKEVNGAIEEKEEVEEEVDEDIEEEEDVEKEVNGAIEEKEEVEEEVDEEIEEEVN from the exons ATGATAAAAAGCAAGCAGCCTGTTCGAGAAGCCCCTTTCTCACAAATTCTACTAGTGAAGGCATATTTGAACATTGACCAATCAGGAGCGAGCACACTTCTCATCATCGCCTGCTCAGTACAAGGCCACGCCCACAACAACCTCTCATTGGCTGAAGCTTCCAG AGATATTCTATATCTCGGAGAgatagaggaagaggaagagttaGTTGAAGAGGTAGATAAAGAGATAGAGGACGAGGAAGAGGTAGAGGAAGAGGTAAATGGAGTGATAAAGGAAAAGGAAGAGGTAGAGGAAGAGGTAGATGAAGAgatagaggaagaggaagacgTAGGGAAAGAGGTAAATGGAGCGatagaggaaaaggaagaggtggaggaagaggtaGATGAAGAtatagaggaagaggaagacgTAGAGAAAGAAGTAAATGGAGCGatagaggaaaaggaagaggtaGAGGAAGAGGTAGATGAAGAGATAGAGGAGGAGGTAAATTAA